A single genomic interval of Porphyromonas sp. oral taxon 275 harbors:
- the trpS gene encoding tryptophan--tRNA ligase: protein METVVSGIRPTGNLHLGNYFGAVRAFVEMQQQYNCYFFIADWHSLTTHPHPDDIIRSTNTILAEYLACGIDPEQATIYVQSDVREVLELYLYLNMNAYLGELERTTSFKDKARQQPDNVNAGLLTYPSLMAADILMHKAVKVPVGKDQEQNMEMARKFARRFNTIYGVDFFTEPQSFSLGAKALKVPGLDGSGKMGKSEGNAIYLIDDEKTISKKVMRAVTDSGPTEPNSEKPEAIQNLFTLMEIVSTPEVYQHYDALYKDCAIRYGDMKKQLAADINAFCAPIRERILDISGDKELLARVARLGAEKARESAARTIDEVRHIIGFRPR, encoded by the coding sequence ATGGAAACAGTCGTTAGTGGTATCCGCCCGACAGGCAACCTACATCTAGGTAATTACTTCGGTGCTGTACGCGCCTTCGTCGAGATGCAGCAGCAGTACAATTGCTACTTCTTCATCGCAGACTGGCACTCGCTGACGACCCACCCCCATCCCGATGACATCATACGCTCGACCAATACGATCCTAGCCGAGTACCTCGCCTGCGGCATCGATCCCGAGCAGGCGACCATCTACGTGCAGAGCGATGTGCGTGAGGTGCTGGAGCTCTACCTCTACCTCAATATGAACGCCTACCTCGGGGAGCTGGAGCGTACGACCTCCTTCAAGGACAAGGCCCGCCAGCAGCCCGACAACGTCAATGCGGGGCTCTTGACCTACCCCTCCCTCATGGCGGCCGACATCCTCATGCACAAGGCAGTCAAGGTGCCCGTAGGCAAGGATCAGGAGCAGAACATGGAGATGGCGCGCAAGTTCGCCCGCCGCTTCAACACCATCTACGGCGTGGACTTCTTCACCGAGCCGCAGTCCTTCAGCCTCGGGGCTAAGGCGCTCAAGGTCCCTGGCCTCGATGGCTCGGGCAAGATGGGTAAGAGTGAGGGCAACGCTATCTACCTCATCGACGACGAGAAGACCATATCCAAGAAGGTCATGCGCGCCGTCACCGACAGCGGCCCCACCGAGCCCAACAGCGAGAAGCCCGAGGCGATACAGAACCTCTTCACCCTGATGGAGATCGTCTCCACGCCCGAGGTCTACCAGCACTACGACGCGCTCTACAAGGACTGCGCCATCCGCTACGGGGATATGAAGAAGCAGCTGGCCGCCGATATCAATGCCTTCTGCGCCCCCATCCGCGAGCGTATCCTCGACATCAGTGGGGATAAGGAGCTGCTGGCACGTGTGGCCCGTCTCGGCGCGGAGAAGGCCCGCGAATCGGCTGCACGCACCATCGACGAGGTGCGCCACATCATAGGCTTCCGCCCCCGCTAG
- the lpxB gene encoding lipid-A-disaccharide synthase, with the protein MRYFLVAGEASGDLHASALIRALKAEDPEASFAFMGGDKMAAAAGIPPVVHYREVAFMGVVSVLKNYRTIRRRAERVQEALRAFAPDVVIPVDFADFNIRYILPLAQELAIPSVYYILPKLWAWRAGRIKQLRRYLSHALSILPFEVDYFRQQGLSVSYVGNPCVDAQLSYEAEHPEPIAREADLLALLPGSRKAELRENLPLMLQAAEAHLEAGGRVALAAAPGMTEADYAPYLSAYPQVELVWGDSYGLMRRAARAAVTSGTATLETALAGCPLVVCYGMGGRRALRWIFEHCFRVRYVSLVNLILDRLAVPELLGDKLSAATLRHQLELLEEGQPARRAQLEAFAELSARLGRSYSAPRAARALLEQLQQQR; encoded by the coding sequence ATGCGCTACTTCCTAGTCGCAGGCGAAGCCTCTGGAGACCTACATGCCTCAGCGCTCATCCGAGCTCTGAAGGCCGAGGATCCAGAGGCTTCGTTTGCCTTTATGGGTGGGGATAAGATGGCTGCGGCCGCAGGCATTCCTCCCGTCGTCCACTACCGAGAAGTAGCCTTCATGGGCGTGGTGAGCGTCCTGAAGAACTACCGCACCATACGCCGACGCGCCGAGCGCGTGCAGGAGGCCCTGCGTGCCTTCGCCCCCGATGTGGTCATCCCGGTGGACTTCGCCGACTTCAACATCCGCTACATCCTCCCGCTGGCCCAGGAGCTAGCTATTCCCAGCGTCTACTACATCCTGCCCAAGCTCTGGGCCTGGCGTGCTGGGCGTATCAAGCAGCTCCGCCGCTACCTCAGCCACGCCCTCTCGATCCTGCCCTTCGAGGTGGACTACTTCCGCCAGCAGGGCCTCTCGGTGAGCTACGTGGGCAATCCTTGCGTCGATGCCCAGCTGAGCTATGAGGCCGAGCACCCCGAGCCTATAGCGCGCGAGGCTGACCTCCTGGCACTCCTCCCCGGCAGCCGTAAGGCCGAGCTACGGGAGAACCTCCCCCTGATGCTCCAGGCCGCTGAGGCGCACCTCGAGGCCGGTGGACGCGTGGCCCTAGCCGCCGCGCCCGGGATGACGGAGGCGGACTACGCCCCTTACCTCAGTGCTTATCCCCAGGTGGAACTCGTCTGGGGGGATAGCTACGGACTGATGCGCCGTGCCGCACGCGCAGCTGTCACCTCGGGGACGGCCACGCTAGAGACGGCGCTCGCGGGCTGCCCGCTCGTGGTATGCTACGGCATGGGCGGACGCAGGGCGCTGCGCTGGATCTTCGAGCACTGCTTCCGCGTGCGCTACGTCTCGCTGGTCAACCTCATCCTCGACCGCCTAGCCGTGCCTGAGCTCCTAGGGGATAAGCTCAGCGCAGCCACGCTCCGCCACCAGCTGGAGCTCCTCGAGGAGGGGCAGCCCGCCCGTCGGGCACAGCTGGAGGCCTTCGCCGAGCTCAGCGCACGGCTCGGCCGCAGCTACTCGGCCCCACGTGCCGCCCGTGCGCTCCTCGAGCAGCTCCAGCAGCAGCGCTAG
- a CDS encoding FKBP-type peptidyl-prolyl cis-trans isomerase: MKAQILALLALVASCGLASCSDTIDTAQERRATNERNFLSFADSAGYEKVHLPGNYADSYVYIKWQKRGTGTVTPAQNDAVKVRYRGYLTSDWTSNSRSAQPVDQGNWDQPVINDYSRVNSYIDGFKYALQSLKVGDEVSVVIPWYLGYGSAITRYIPSYSSLFFHIKLEEISTPL, translated from the coding sequence ATGAAGGCTCAGATCCTTGCCCTGCTCGCCCTAGTGGCCAGCTGTGGCCTCGCTAGCTGTAGCGACACCATCGACACGGCACAGGAGCGCCGCGCCACCAACGAGCGTAACTTCCTCTCCTTTGCCGACAGTGCAGGCTACGAGAAGGTACACCTGCCTGGCAACTATGCCGACAGCTATGTCTACATCAAGTGGCAGAAGCGCGGCACGGGCACCGTGACCCCGGCGCAGAATGACGCCGTCAAGGTACGCTACCGCGGCTACCTGACCAGCGACTGGACGTCGAACTCCCGTAGCGCCCAGCCCGTCGATCAGGGCAACTGGGATCAGCCCGTCATCAACGACTACAGCCGCGTCAACAGCTATATAGATGGCTTCAAGTACGCCCTGCAGAGCCTCAAGGTCGGGGACGAGGTCTCCGTCGTCATCCCCTGGTATCTGGGCTATGGCTCGGCGATCACGCGCTACATCCCCTCCTACTCGAGCCTCTTCTTCCATATCAAGCTCGAGGAGATCAGCACGCCTCTGTAA
- a CDS encoding Cof-type HAD-IIB family hydrolase encodes MRILALDIDGTLITSQHVLTEPVRSALIRAQRDYDIRIALASGRPTAALGHLAAELELKTYGGYLLPFNGGKLIAAATGEVLSETVLDADLIPQLYDLTQRYDLNILSYTEDTILSERSDDPYAVKEIDITGMALEVVPDFRALSALKLPKCLAVGPKDKLIPLEAEAKALLGERIDAFRSSDFFLELVPKGIDKGATLGRLLELLGLTPEALIAMGDNYNDLGMLRLAGTSVAMGNAPEDIKAVASYVTCTNNEDGVAYALEELVFARS; translated from the coding sequence ATGAGAATACTAGCACTAGACATCGACGGTACCCTCATCACCAGCCAGCACGTGCTGACCGAGCCCGTACGTAGCGCCCTCATCCGCGCCCAGCGCGACTATGATATACGCATTGCCCTAGCTTCGGGCCGCCCTACAGCCGCGCTGGGGCATCTAGCGGCGGAGCTGGAGCTGAAGACCTACGGCGGCTACCTGCTGCCCTTCAACGGCGGCAAGCTCATCGCAGCCGCCACGGGCGAGGTGCTCAGCGAGACCGTGCTGGATGCTGACCTTATCCCCCAGCTCTATGATCTCACGCAGCGCTACGATCTCAACATCCTCTCCTACACCGAGGATACCATCCTCAGCGAGCGCTCCGACGACCCCTACGCGGTCAAGGAGATCGACATCACGGGCATGGCGCTGGAGGTCGTGCCCGACTTCCGTGCCCTCTCGGCGCTGAAGCTGCCCAAGTGTCTGGCCGTCGGGCCCAAGGATAAGCTCATCCCCCTCGAGGCCGAGGCGAAGGCACTGCTCGGTGAGCGTATCGACGCCTTCCGCTCCAGCGATTTCTTCCTCGAGCTTGTGCCTAAGGGCATTGACAAGGGCGCCACGCTTGGGCGCCTGCTGGAGCTGCTGGGGCTCACGCCCGAGGCGCTCATCGCCATGGGGGATAACTACAATGACCTCGGCATGCTACGCCTAGCGGGGACGAGTGTCGCCATGGGCAATGCCCCCGAGGACATCAAGGCCGTGGCGAGCTACGTCACATGCACCAATAACGAGGACGGCGTCGCCTACGCCCTCGAGGAGCTCGTCTTCGCCCGCTCCTAG
- a CDS encoding zinc ribbon domain-containing protein YjdM: MNEYPLCPECGGPHIYFDGTTYVCPDCSSEFDVEALSSSTAAQVCKDSNGTPLADGDAVTVIKDLKVRGSSMVIKQGTKVKSIRLTDSPDEVEGKVDGSVMVLRAEFLKKG, from the coding sequence ATGAACGAATATCCCCTCTGCCCCGAATGCGGCGGCCCGCACATCTACTTTGACGGCACGACCTACGTGTGCCCCGACTGTTCCAGCGAGTTCGACGTCGAGGCGCTGTCCAGCTCCACGGCTGCCCAAGTATGCAAGGATAGCAACGGCACGCCGCTCGCTGATGGCGACGCCGTGACCGTCATCAAGGACCTCAAGGTACGCGGCTCCTCCATGGTCATCAAGCAGGGTACCAAGGTCAAGAGCATCCGCCTCACCGACAGCCCCGACGAGGTCGAGGGCAAGGTCGATGGCTCCGTCATGGTCCTACGCGCCGAGTTCCTCAAGAAGGGCTAA
- a CDS encoding glycine--tRNA ligase — MAQQEDLFKKVIAHCKEYGFVFPSSEIYDGLGAVYDYGQLGSELKNNIKRYWWEAMTLLAPNVVGIDSAIFMHPKIWKASGHVDAFNDPLIDNKDSKKRYRADVLIEDHLAKIEEKINKEVAKAAKKFGDSFDEAQFRSTNGRVLEYQSKWDEIHTRFAEAMNATDLEGLRQIIIDTEIVCPISGTRNWTEVRQFNLMFATEMGSTAEGAMKVYLRPETAQGIFVNFLNVQKTGRMKVPFGIAQIGKAFRNEIVARQFIFRMREFEQMEMQFFVRPGEELKWFEYWKELRLRWHKALGLGDQKYRYHDHEKLAHYANAATDIEFEMPFGFKEVEGIHSRTDFDLKRHEEFSGKKMQYFDPELGESYTPYVIETSIGVDRMFLSLMCGSYEEEALEGGEKRSVLRLPAALAPVKLAILPLVRKDGLDTKAQEIYDELKFDFNCQLDEKDSIGKRYRRQDAIGTPFCVTVDHQTMEDGTVTLRHRDTMQQERIAISELSRVLYEATSLKSLLRRI, encoded by the coding sequence ATGGCACAGCAAGAAGACCTCTTCAAGAAGGTAATCGCCCACTGTAAGGAATACGGCTTCGTCTTCCCCTCCTCTGAGATCTATGACGGCCTCGGCGCTGTCTATGACTACGGTCAGCTGGGGAGCGAACTCAAGAATAACATCAAGCGCTACTGGTGGGAGGCTATGACCCTCCTGGCGCCCAACGTCGTGGGGATCGACTCCGCGATCTTCATGCACCCCAAGATCTGGAAGGCCTCTGGTCACGTCGACGCCTTCAATGATCCCCTCATCGACAACAAGGACTCGAAGAAGCGCTACCGCGCTGATGTCCTCATCGAGGACCACCTAGCGAAGATCGAGGAGAAGATCAATAAGGAGGTAGCCAAGGCGGCCAAGAAGTTCGGCGACAGCTTCGACGAAGCACAGTTCCGCTCTACCAATGGCCGCGTGCTCGAGTACCAGTCCAAGTGGGACGAGATCCACACGCGCTTCGCTGAGGCGATGAACGCTACCGACCTCGAGGGTCTTCGCCAGATCATCATTGATACGGAGATCGTCTGTCCCATCAGTGGTACGCGCAACTGGACGGAGGTACGTCAGTTCAACCTTATGTTCGCCACCGAGATGGGCTCCACGGCTGAGGGCGCGATGAAGGTCTACCTGCGTCCCGAGACGGCACAGGGGATCTTCGTGAACTTCCTTAACGTGCAGAAGACCGGCCGCATGAAGGTGCCCTTCGGTATCGCCCAGATCGGGAAGGCCTTCCGCAATGAGATCGTCGCCCGCCAGTTCATCTTCCGCATGCGCGAGTTTGAGCAGATGGAGATGCAGTTCTTCGTTCGCCCAGGCGAGGAGCTCAAGTGGTTCGAGTACTGGAAGGAGCTGCGCCTGCGCTGGCACAAGGCTCTCGGCCTCGGCGACCAGAAGTACCGCTACCACGACCACGAGAAGCTGGCGCACTACGCCAATGCTGCCACCGACATCGAGTTCGAGATGCCCTTCGGCTTCAAGGAGGTGGAGGGTATCCACAGCCGTACGGACTTCGACCTGAAGCGCCACGAGGAGTTCAGCGGCAAGAAGATGCAGTACTTCGACCCCGAGCTGGGCGAGAGCTACACGCCCTATGTCATCGAGACCTCCATCGGGGTGGACCGTATGTTCCTCAGCCTGATGTGCGGCAGCTACGAGGAGGAGGCACTGGAGGGCGGAGAGAAGCGCAGCGTGCTGCGTCTCCCAGCAGCCCTAGCCCCCGTCAAGCTCGCCATCCTGCCCCTGGTGCGTAAGGACGGCCTCGACACGAAGGCACAGGAGATCTACGACGAGCTGAAGTTTGACTTCAACTGCCAGCTCGACGAGAAGGACTCCATCGGCAAGCGCTACCGCCGCCAGGATGCCATCGGTACGCCCTTCTGCGTGACGGTAGACCACCAGACGATGGAGGACGGCACCGTGACGCTCCGTCACCGCGACACGATGCAGCAGGAGCGCATCGCCATCAGTGAGCTCAGCCGCGTGCTCTACGAGGCTACCTCGCTGAAGAGCCTACTGCGCCGCATCTAA
- a CDS encoding AAA family ATPase, with translation MRSIHLQHFRCYSDLRLELKPGINLFVGDNASGKTSLLRACQYMLSSFFAGFSDEYTKWLSFGDDDFQQEFQRGKQLDEQPISISFDPSDLIQRLSPEYLEEQGPLGEQVLEKRSTKNRRALTGGFKAYRSYAQWLQSHYYDREAARQRYPLPLFAYYSVEDIHSNRKLSLQPFSKTTSKFSLGYLECLEGDGFLRYWVHRLLVLAERDPEHSELGFVRRQMLKILGVEGCGLFYDMLIRPIKREVVFVTPDGREIPTAFLSEGYKRIISMSLDLVMRSYLLDYPIYGDETCRHITGTVIIDEIDMHLHPRLQAEILPVLHRCFPALQFIVSTHAPMVMSGVQSDGTNIVYRLRCSSEAEYSLEEATTYGLDISTLVERLWELAPRSHEVSSQLAELFHAIDAGDYQKARELLQRLRQAFPGGELKELTRADTLLRLMQHPPRL, from the coding sequence ATGCGCTCCATACACCTCCAGCACTTCCGCTGCTACAGCGACCTCAGGCTCGAGCTCAAGCCCGGGATCAACCTCTTCGTCGGGGACAACGCCAGCGGCAAGACTTCGCTGCTCAGGGCTTGTCAGTACATGCTGAGTTCCTTCTTCGCGGGCTTCAGCGACGAGTACACCAAGTGGCTGAGCTTCGGCGACGACGACTTCCAGCAGGAGTTCCAGAGGGGCAAGCAGCTCGACGAGCAGCCCATCTCCATCAGCTTTGACCCCAGCGACCTCATCCAGCGCCTCAGCCCCGAGTACCTAGAGGAGCAAGGCCCTCTAGGCGAGCAAGTGCTGGAGAAGCGAAGCACCAAGAACCGCCGCGCCCTGACGGGTGGCTTCAAGGCCTACCGCAGCTACGCCCAATGGCTACAGAGCCACTACTACGACCGCGAGGCCGCACGGCAGCGCTACCCACTGCCCCTCTTCGCCTATTACTCGGTAGAGGATATCCACTCCAATCGCAAGCTCAGCCTGCAGCCCTTCAGCAAGACGACGAGCAAGTTCTCCCTCGGCTACCTAGAGTGCCTCGAGGGCGACGGCTTCCTGCGCTACTGGGTGCACCGGCTGCTGGTGCTAGCGGAGCGTGATCCCGAGCACAGCGAGCTCGGCTTCGTGCGCCGCCAGATGCTCAAGATCCTAGGAGTGGAGGGCTGTGGCCTCTTCTACGACATGCTGATACGCCCCATCAAGCGGGAGGTGGTCTTCGTCACGCCCGACGGGAGGGAGATCCCGACGGCCTTCCTCTCCGAGGGTTACAAGCGCATCATCTCGATGAGCCTGGATCTGGTGATGCGCAGCTACCTGCTGGACTATCCTATCTACGGCGATGAGACCTGCCGCCACATCACGGGCACGGTGATCATCGACGAGATCGACATGCACCTACACCCGAGACTACAGGCCGAGATCCTCCCGGTGCTGCATCGCTGCTTCCCCGCCCTGCAGTTCATCGTCTCGACCCATGCGCCTATGGTGATGAGTGGCGTGCAGAGCGATGGGACGAATATCGTCTACCGCCTGCGCTGCAGCAGTGAGGCCGAGTATTCGCTCGAGGAGGCTACGACCTACGGCCTCGACATCTCCACGCTCGTGGAGCGCCTCTGGGAGCTCGCGCCCCGTAGCCATGAGGTGAGTAGCCAGCTGGCCGAGCTCTTCCACGCTATAGACGCAGGCGACTACCAGAAGGCACGCGAGCTGCTGCAGCGACTGCGCCAGGCCTTCCCAGGCGGCGAGCTGAAGGAGCTTACCCGTGCCGACACCCTTCTGAGGCTCATGCAGCACCCCCCCCGACTATGA
- a CDS encoding retron system putative HNH endonuclease, which produces MIYIKKSPPPKGFAAYCRQPDARYSELSHKAKKSLKQGLLRDQGYLCAYCMGRIDAGEMKVEHIDSQAIHPELELDYDNLLGCCYGGERDEPDPFRGRRSLHCDSSKAARRLTCSPLDPACIASLSYGSEGCSIHSSNPEWDEELDRILNLNTSKLRHNRQEALYTLLDELQQLLPPHSSRHRQRSILTKLLERVTARDRYGELIPYCGILIYWLERMLRELEGEHTAG; this is translated from the coding sequence ATGATATACATCAAGAAGTCTCCACCGCCCAAGGGCTTCGCAGCCTATTGCCGCCAGCCCGACGCACGCTACAGCGAGCTCTCGCACAAGGCCAAGAAGAGCCTCAAGCAAGGCCTGCTGCGCGACCAAGGCTACCTCTGCGCCTACTGCATGGGCCGTATCGACGCCGGGGAGATGAAGGTGGAGCACATCGACAGCCAGGCCATCCACCCCGAGCTGGAGCTGGACTACGACAACCTCCTAGGCTGCTGCTACGGTGGCGAGCGCGACGAGCCCGATCCCTTCCGCGGGCGACGCTCGCTGCACTGCGACTCCTCCAAGGCTGCCCGCCGCCTCACCTGCTCGCCCCTCGACCCCGCCTGCATCGCTAGCCTCAGCTACGGATCGGAGGGCTGCAGCATACACTCCTCCAATCCCGAGTGGGACGAGGAGCTGGATCGCATCCTGAACCTCAATACGAGCAAGCTCCGTCACAACCGTCAGGAGGCGCTCTACACGCTCCTAGACGAGCTGCAGCAGCTCTTACCCCCACATTCCTCTCGCCATAGGCAGCGCAGCATCCTCACGAAGCTCCTCGAGCGCGTCACGGCACGCGATCGCTACGGCGAACTGATCCCCTACTGCGGCATACTCATCTACTGGCTCGAGCGCATGCTCCGCGAGCTGGAGGGGGAGCATACCGCGGGATAA
- the surE gene encoding 5'/3'-nucleotidase SurE, whose translation MHLLLSNDDGFRAAGIQELAQSLLHLGDVTIVAPDGPRSGFSGAITTTQPLRLKHRKTEGRLRIYSCEGTPVDCVKLALNTLFADTRPDLIISGINHGSNEGICVGYSGTIGAAREGCIYGIPSLAVSLDDTAWSPDFADSIVYTQQVVQLMQRIQLPPHTMLSLNVPKTKPQGLKVCAQSVGKFVEEFVPSQDGRGKDIYWMTGHQRPASSEDRGDWYWLREGWATLTPLQLDTTNHGWIDHLDQLAQQAAG comes from the coding sequence ATGCATCTATTGCTTTCCAATGACGATGGCTTCCGCGCCGCAGGCATACAGGAGCTGGCCCAGTCCCTCCTCCACCTCGGCGATGTGACCATCGTCGCCCCTGACGGCCCGCGATCGGGCTTCTCAGGTGCGATCACTACGACCCAGCCCCTGCGCCTCAAGCATCGTAAGACCGAGGGACGCCTACGCATCTACAGCTGCGAGGGTACGCCCGTGGACTGCGTCAAGCTAGCGCTGAACACGCTCTTTGCCGACACACGCCCCGACCTCATCATCTCGGGGATCAATCACGGCAGCAATGAGGGCATCTGCGTAGGCTACTCGGGGACGATCGGTGCTGCCCGTGAGGGCTGCATCTACGGCATTCCCTCGCTGGCCGTATCGCTGGATGACACGGCGTGGTCGCCTGACTTCGCCGATAGCATCGTCTACACGCAGCAGGTCGTCCAGCTCATGCAGCGTATCCAGCTGCCTCCGCACACCATGCTCTCGCTCAATGTACCCAAGACCAAGCCCCAGGGGCTGAAGGTCTGCGCGCAGAGCGTGGGGAAGTTCGTTGAGGAGTTCGTCCCCAGCCAGGATGGTAGGGGCAAGGATATCTACTGGATGACAGGCCACCAGCGCCCCGCCTCTAGCGAGGACCGAGGGGACTGGTACTGGCTGCGTGAGGGCTGGGCGACGCTCACCCCGCTGCAGCTCGACACGACCAACCACGGCTGGATCGACCACCTCGACCAGCTGGCGCAGCAGGCTGCTGGCTAG
- a CDS encoding DUF3127 domain-containing protein, translated as MELVGRIVQILPLRTGTSKAGNPWKVQEYILETLGTQYPRKVCFELFGDNVDKFPMQIGQDVTVSIDIESREFNGRWYTSIRAWNVVQGVAAPGVVAPAAASYAAPQPPAQPAAPAQPAAPVSAADDLPF; from the coding sequence ATGGAATTAGTAGGAAGAATCGTCCAAATCCTCCCCCTTCGTACGGGGACGTCTAAGGCAGGCAACCCCTGGAAGGTACAGGAATACATCCTCGAGACCCTCGGCACGCAGTACCCCCGCAAGGTATGCTTCGAGCTCTTCGGGGACAACGTAGACAAGTTCCCCATGCAGATCGGGCAGGACGTCACGGTATCGATCGACATCGAGAGCCGCGAGTTCAACGGGCGCTGGTACACCAGCATCCGCGCCTGGAATGTCGTGCAGGGCGTCGCCGCCCCTGGCGTAGTAGCTCCCGCTGCTGCTAGCTATGCCGCGCCCCAGCCTCCCGCTCAGCCCGCGGCACCTGCACAGCCTGCAGCGCCTGTCTCGGCAGCCGACGACCTACCCTTCTAG
- the rlmH gene encoding 23S rRNA (pseudouridine(1915)-N(3))-methyltransferase RlmH — MQLILLVVGKTDSKHIEELMQHYAARLKHYLPFELKVIPDLKRGRLGEAQQCVEEGRELLRQVQPGDRLWLFDERGDQLTSRTFTQRIEQVMISGERRLILAIGGPYGFSEEVYARAQGLVGLSKMTFSHQMVRLFALEQLYRAQTILRGEPYHHD, encoded by the coding sequence ATGCAGCTCATCCTCCTAGTCGTAGGCAAGACCGATAGCAAGCACATCGAGGAGCTGATGCAGCACTACGCGGCACGGCTCAAGCATTACCTCCCCTTCGAGCTCAAGGTGATCCCCGACCTCAAGCGAGGTCGCCTCGGCGAGGCGCAGCAGTGCGTGGAGGAGGGGCGCGAGCTGCTCAGGCAGGTGCAGCCAGGCGATCGCCTTTGGCTCTTCGACGAGCGCGGTGACCAGCTCACCAGCCGCACCTTCACCCAGCGCATCGAGCAGGTGATGATCTCGGGCGAGCGCCGCCTGATCCTCGCCATCGGCGGGCCCTACGGCTTCTCCGAGGAGGTCTATGCCCGCGCTCAGGGACTCGTAGGGCTGAGCAAGATGACCTTCTCGCATCAGATGGTGCGCCTCTTCGCCCTGGAGCAGCTCTATAGGGCACAGACCATCCTACGCGGCGAGCCTTACCACCATGACTAG
- a CDS encoding RidA family protein has translation MKKIIATDKAPAAIGPYSQAVLLDDTLYASGQLGIDPSTGDFPEGITAQTEQSFRNIHAILAEAGMTIDDVVKTTCFLADMGDFAAMNAVYERQFTGSFPARSAVAVKTLPKNGLVEIEIIARKG, from the coding sequence ATGAAGAAGATCATCGCCACGGACAAGGCGCCTGCCGCCATCGGTCCCTACAGCCAGGCTGTACTCCTCGACGATACGCTCTATGCCTCCGGGCAGCTCGGCATCGACCCCAGCACGGGTGACTTCCCCGAGGGGATCACGGCACAGACGGAGCAGAGCTTCCGTAACATCCATGCCATCCTCGCTGAGGCAGGCATGACGATTGATGATGTGGTCAAGACGACTTGTTTCCTGGCCGATATGGGCGACTTCGCAGCAATGAATGCTGTCTACGAGCGCCAGTTCACGGGCAGCTTCCCCGCCCGCTCCGCAGTCGCTGTCAAGACGCTGCCCAAGAACGGGCTCGTTGAGATCGAGATCATTGCACGCAAGGGCTAA
- a CDS encoding OmpA family protein translates to MKKNVMIASLLAGGLVLSSCGLSNAVKGAGIGAGAGAIIGAGVGRVLGNTGLGAAIGGVVGGTAGTLIGNKMDKQKRELEEKMKTAKVESVNDGQAIRVTFDSGILFATNSASLSTSSQTELRNLAVSLKENPDTEIKIVGHTDNTGSDKINDPLSLKRATSVQSFLAAQGVSSSRMQAIGEGSHSPIADNGTAAGRQANRRVEVYILPSKAMIEAAKAGTLK, encoded by the coding sequence ATGAAGAAGAATGTAATGATCGCTTCGCTGCTCGCTGGGGGCCTCGTCCTCTCTAGCTGCGGCCTAAGCAATGCAGTCAAGGGCGCTGGTATTGGCGCTGGTGCTGGTGCTATCATCGGCGCTGGTGTAGGTCGTGTCCTCGGGAATACCGGCCTCGGTGCAGCCATCGGTGGCGTCGTAGGTGGCACCGCGGGTACCCTTATCGGTAACAAGATGGACAAGCAGAAGCGTGAGCTCGAGGAGAAGATGAAGACAGCTAAGGTCGAGAGCGTCAATGACGGTCAGGCCATCCGTGTGACCTTCGACAGCGGTATCCTCTTCGCCACCAACTCCGCTAGCCTCTCCACCAGCTCGCAGACTGAGCTCCGCAACCTGGCCGTTAGCCTCAAGGAGAACCCCGACACCGAGATCAAGATCGTCGGCCACACCGACAACACGGGTAGCGACAAGATCAACGACCCCCTCTCCCTCAAGCGTGCTACCAGCGTGCAGAGCTTCCTCGCTGCTCAGGGCGTATCCTCCAGCCGCATGCAGGCCATTGGCGAGGGCAGCCACAGCCCCATCGCAGACAACGGTACCGCTGCTGGCCGTCAGGCTAACCGCCGCGTAGAGGTCTACATCCTCCCCAGCAAGGCGATGATCGAGGCTGCTAAGGCAGGTACGCTGAAGTAA